The Kitasatospora setae KM-6054 genome contains a region encoding:
- a CDS encoding NUDIX hydrolase, whose protein sequence is MTVETDPLFDPFSRARADGVERTSTRVLLTDPAGRVLLLRRTAGAPQGGRWELPGGGTEPGEDVVAAGLRELGEETGLTGVRVTARLGHADYPNTRGAVTRAFVVAAQLDRPREVRLSPEHDAYRWVLPAGLPRPVAAHEAELIRRHSAPPPVLPGHRPLPVYLPTIPAAPMWGSVFFTAEGGAAVLLRATDPAKGLQWAGGDVEFGDPSPLHTAVRECWEETGILLEPDPERLPLLATVFEQPRGGWPAKVGFAFHGGELSAERLAAIRLDPAEHTEVVLLARDELAARTDPRRARLTRAALDAVRTGVPAYVVC, encoded by the coding sequence TTGACCGTCGAGACCGACCCGCTGTTCGATCCGTTCTCCCGGGCCAGGGCGGACGGGGTCGAACGCACCTCCACCCGTGTCCTGCTCACCGACCCGGCCGGCCGGGTCCTGCTGCTGCGTCGGACGGCCGGCGCGCCGCAGGGCGGGCGGTGGGAGCTGCCGGGCGGTGGGACGGAGCCGGGCGAGGACGTCGTCGCGGCCGGGCTGCGCGAGTTGGGCGAGGAGACCGGCCTCACCGGGGTCCGGGTCACCGCCCGCCTCGGGCACGCCGACTATCCGAACACCCGGGGCGCCGTCACCCGCGCCTTCGTGGTCGCCGCCCAGCTGGACCGCCCTCGGGAGGTGCGGCTGTCGCCCGAACACGACGCGTACCGCTGGGTCCTGCCCGCCGGGTTGCCGCGGCCGGTCGCCGCCCACGAGGCGGAGCTGATCCGCCGGCACAGCGCGCCGCCGCCCGTGCTGCCCGGGCACCGGCCGCTGCCCGTGTACCTGCCGACGATCCCCGCAGCGCCGATGTGGGGCTCGGTCTTCTTCACCGCCGAGGGCGGCGCGGCCGTGCTGCTGCGCGCCACCGACCCGGCCAAGGGTCTGCAATGGGCGGGCGGGGACGTGGAGTTCGGCGATCCGAGCCCGCTGCACACCGCGGTGCGCGAGTGCTGGGAGGAGACCGGCATCCTCCTGGAGCCCGACCCGGAGCGGCTGCCGCTGCTGGCCACCGTGTTCGAGCAGCCGCGGGGCGGCTGGCCGGCGAAGGTCGGATTCGCTTTCCACGGCGGCGAGTTGTCCGCCGAACGGCTGGCCGCGATCCGGCTCGATCCGGCCGAGCACACCGAGGTCGTCCTGCTGGCCCGCGACGAACTGGCCGCCCGTACCGACCCCCGCCGCGCCCGGCTCACCCGCGCCGCCCTGGACGCGGTCCGCACCGGCGTGCCCGCCTACGTCGTCTGCTGA
- a CDS encoding MFS transporter: MTAQTVSLTRPVVPRPARALTGGGLAVLLLAYLPVNMTFGSVNLLEPAITADLGVGVSGGQLVLSAYTTAFAATLVVAGRLGDRFGRRRLLAAGVGAFGAASVLAALAPDLVVLVVLRAVLGAAAGLFTPQVLSTIQSTAPGRLRALGVTLFAAVSGIATVTGQLLAGAVAQAAGEHWGWRLVQVLTGALGAAALVALRTVPESRSTAPLALDLRGAALLGTGLLLVVVPLTLGTSAGGPAPVSVMLAAGAAVLAVFARSQRAAERRGELPVVPPSVLRTPAVRRGLVMTLLFFVGYGAFLYEFSALAQSAFGVDAWGTVLLLLGFGAAFVVTALVLPAVERRTGRWTTTGAAVGQAAVLLGLALAVDGTRDGAPAALQPLLVLLGVTQALMYGPVLRTVLSRTPTWAAGVAGGLFTTLQQLGLGLGVALLGGLFHAVATATAGGGGAGGGLSRGFAVAVTVQAVLALAFAFLAARIARAGEGIGDGVQARGLSGR, encoded by the coding sequence ATGACCGCACAGACCGTTTCCCTGACCCGTCCCGTGGTGCCGCGCCCGGCGCGCGCCCTCACCGGCGGCGGCCTCGCCGTCCTGCTGCTCGCCTACCTGCCCGTGAACATGACGTTCGGGTCGGTCAACCTGCTCGAACCCGCGATCACCGCGGACCTCGGGGTGGGCGTGTCGGGCGGGCAGCTCGTGCTGTCCGCGTACACCACCGCGTTCGCCGCGACGCTCGTCGTCGCGGGGCGTCTGGGCGACCGGTTCGGGCGGCGCCGGCTGCTCGCGGCCGGGGTCGGCGCGTTCGGCGCGGCCTCGGTACTGGCCGCGCTCGCGCCGGACCTCGTCGTCCTGGTGGTGCTGCGCGCCGTGCTGGGTGCCGCCGCCGGGCTGTTCACCCCGCAGGTGCTGTCCACCATCCAGTCCACGGCGCCCGGGCGGCTGCGGGCGCTGGGCGTCACGCTGTTCGCCGCCGTCAGCGGCATCGCCACCGTCACCGGCCAGCTCCTGGCGGGCGCGGTGGCGCAGGCGGCCGGCGAGCACTGGGGCTGGCGGCTGGTCCAGGTGCTCACCGGGGCGCTGGGCGCGGCGGCGCTGGTCGCCCTGCGCACCGTGCCCGAGTCGCGCTCGACGGCCCCGCTGGCGCTCGACCTGCGCGGGGCCGCGCTGCTCGGCACCGGCCTGCTCCTCGTCGTGGTACCGCTGACCCTCGGCACCTCCGCGGGCGGCCCGGCCCCGGTGTCCGTGATGCTGGCCGCGGGCGCCGCGGTGCTCGCCGTCTTCGCCCGCTCGCAGCGCGCCGCCGAACGCCGCGGCGAACTGCCCGTCGTGCCGCCGAGCGTGCTGCGCACGCCGGCCGTGCGCCGGGGCCTGGTGATGACGCTGCTGTTCTTCGTCGGCTACGGGGCCTTCCTGTACGAGTTCTCGGCGCTCGCCCAGAGCGCGTTCGGCGTGGACGCCTGGGGCACCGTCCTGCTGTTGCTCGGTTTCGGCGCGGCGTTCGTCGTCACCGCTCTCGTCCTGCCGGCCGTGGAACGCCGCACCGGGCGCTGGACGACGACGGGCGCGGCCGTCGGGCAGGCGGCCGTGCTCCTGGGGCTCGCCCTCGCCGTGGACGGCACCCGCGACGGGGCCCCGGCGGCCCTGCAGCCGTTGCTGGTGCTGCTCGGCGTCACCCAGGCCCTGATGTACGGCCCGGTCCTGCGCACGGTCCTGTCGCGCACCCCGACCTGGGCGGCGGGCGTCGCCGGCGGGCTCTTCACCACGCTGCAGCAACTCGGCCTCGGCCTGGGTGTGGCGCTCCTGGGCGGGCTCTTCCACGCCGTGGCCACCGCGACGGCGGGCGGCGGCGGTGCCGGTGGCGGGCTGTCCCGCGGTTTCGCCGTCGCCGTGACCGTGCAGGCCGTGCTGGCCCTGGCGTTCGCCTTCCTGGCGGCCCGGATCGCCCGAGCCGGGGAGGGGATCGGGGACGGGGTGCAGGCGCGCGGGCTGAGCGGACGGTGA